From Schizosaccharomyces pombe strain 972h- genome assembly, chromosome: II, the proteins below share one genomic window:
- the gea1 gene encoding guanyl-nucleotide exchange factor: MEVPRASPNQEPLCSISPSSLVINEIITVVTAIRKTTRWRNSGVASILGVSTLKDEFLADGLESRWKTNGEKSSSIRYPLVMEFSQLKEDLTNRASLNGYDSLKLLSPFLRTIKSPRMTGYITSLCLSAILKFFSFRIISEESPNLALSMRNLSFAITQCRFESFDASQDEAVLLRVSRLMEELLRGPGKAVLSDDSICEIVETGLSMCCQSRLSQVLRYSAELSMTSILEKIFERLKYIDVKTDSEDFWDASEEHSIKGEEFHYKKITEGDEISNEIDPFGIGSIREVFRVLVSFIDFGKQKFSDNIKAMALRFINTALEVSGSHISDFPSLRVLITDTLCKSLLQLIRSDHTALLTNSLLVMTTLLQAMPGSLKLQQELFISYLISCLHIPSTTPRERNVETSLHKVVSSLDLSEEISPDRATPTSFTERKRFAFDTRNRPPEVRELIVECLGSLSRIPYFLIDLYVNYDCDPQMSDLAIDLLKVLTRNCLVDSARYSTANVPPLCLDALLNFIYYFHEHLQPCYNDPNNTFKDDVAKTLIESKKRKAIIIEGAELFNESPSDGIAFLTQHSIIKQSDNPTCIVEFFHSTNRLSKRVLGEFLTKGSNSHILNAFISAFDFKGKRIDEALRLLLQSFRLPGESQLIERVLETFSHYYMSANPDSMSSKDAAFVLSYSIIMLNTDQHNPNIKSQRRMTLDDFCRNVRGVNDGQDFDRNFLSEIYKAIKENEIIVAEEHDTELSFLYIWSKLQQSVKITEPFKRSSSNVHDKIVFLEVWKSIMAALIYVFSTATEDTVFYRVVNGIQQATEVAAAYELNEPVDYAIERFCQFTALDPSSVPGTQLNTAIKVEDRIITVSELSVRFGRDFRAQLALLVLFWISSKFGNIIDASWPLLVQLTICLARNNLIDNSFLPGFKLFGYQWFPFPEPPLNSGKPALSKEGGLLSALSSYLSSYANDEPPCPTDEEIQHTLCTIDCISSAKIDNFLTKLVDLKQPGLNKLLDSLLSLSNPSTSLLTDENTVDDNKVSSVEALSNIQSAIVADLLTSLFLGTRESLNKLERRTQILSYLLFQIEQSGDEKVINQLSLYIFEMFMDDDLKLSENSEDWGLFSKLCNLLNDKNIVVRNQSLSLFHQLVNKYPFLLESWIGLQLVQSAVNTNTADIDDLYRLLSKIPTNLLDLPMFQVYLGCVDTLIQTIVKQIAQILSKQKKGASKGLPFDKSILDNHSAELNDAFNLFLKAAVEYKVDSNESSEHFQDTRWKIIYDHVCKLCLSRSRSLRAASLSCLQRIVVEQLDQPHEVSYTMALFHLVLLPTMENMITVLTEKPEHKIFGLAQAQMFNIICKTVLIDMNVLSAQKEMLHTLWLKLMDVAIKLSSIHGSESMAEVMESIKNVFMILHGAGALAGPTIEVDPEIPDHLIKTWNTTWNNLFIYYPELSNDLNINNEAEMKKENLKNPSQTTTV, translated from the coding sequence ATGGAAGTGCCTCGCGCATCTCCTAACCAAGAGCCGTTATGTTCGATTTCACCGTCCTCCTTGGTGATCAATGAAATTATAACTGTCGTGACGGCAATTAGAAAAACCACGAGATGGAGGAATTCTGGTGTTGCATCCATTTTAGGAGTCTCAACACTTAAAGACGAATTTCTGGCTGATGGTTTAGAAAGCCGATGGAAAACAAATGGCGAAAAAAGCAGTAGTATCCGATATCCATTGGTTATGGAGTTTTCACAGttaaaagaagatttgACGAACCGTGCTAGCTTAAATGGATACGATAGTTTAAAGCTTCTCTCTCCGTTTTTGAGGACAATCAAGTCCCCACGAATGACAGGTTATATAACTAGCTTATGTTTATCAGCTATACtcaaattcttttcttttcgaaTCATTTCTGAAGAATCACCCAATTTAGCACTGTCAATGCGTAATCTATCGTTTGCTATTACTCAATGCCGTTTTGAGAGCTTCGATGCTTCACAGGATGAGGCTGTATTGTTGCGAGTTTCTAGGCTAATGGAAGAATTGTTAAGAGGTCCTGGAAAAGCTGTTTTGAGTGATGATTCTATTTGCGAAATTGTTGAAACAGGGCTCAGTATGTGTTGCCAGTCTAGGCTTTCCCAAGTTTTACGCTATAGTGCTGAATTATCGATGACATCTATCCTTGAAAAGATATTTGAACGCTTGAAGTACATTGATGTGAAAACGGATAGTGAAGATTTTTGGGACGCATCCGAAGAACACTCTATCAAAGGAGAGGAGTTccattacaaaaaaatcaccGAAGGCGATGAGATTTCAAATGAAATCGATCCCTTCGGTATTGGTTCTATTCGCGAAGTTTTTCGTGTACTAGTTTCCTTTATTGACTTTGGCAAGCAAAAGTTTTCTGATAATATTAAAGCCATGGCATTGAGATTTATAAACACAGCCTTAGAGGTCTCTGGTTCACATATTAGCGATTTTCCTTCGCTTCGAGTACTCATCACTGATACTTTATGCAAATCACTTCTACAGCTCATTCGTAGTGATCATACAGCTTTGCTGACAAATTCCTTGCTTGTAATGACTACTTTACTTCAAGCAATGCCCGGCTCTCTTAAATTGCAGCAAGAGTTATTTATCTCTTATTTAATATCTTGTCTCCATATACCTTCAACCACACCTCGTGAACGTAATGTTGAAACATCTTTGCACAAGGTAGTTTCTTCGTTAGACCTGAGTGAGGAGATTAGTCCAGATCGTGCCACACCAACTTCGTTTACTgagagaaaaagatttgCTTTCGACACGAGAAATAGACCTCCTGAAGTTCGTGAGCTTATCGTTGAATGTCTCGGATCTTTATCCCGCATcccttattttttgatagaCTTGTATGTCAATTATGATTGTGACCCTCAAATGTCAGACCTTGCCATTGATCTGCTGAAAGTTTTGACAAGAAATTGCCTTGTTGACTCTGCTCGCTATTCAACTGCTAATGTACCACCACTTTGCCTCGACgctcttttaaatttcatttactaTTTTCATGAGCATTTACAACCTTGTTATAATGACCCCAATAATACTTTCAAAGATGATGTCGCTAAGACATTAATCGAatcaaaaaagagaaaagcaATTATTATTGAAGGTGCCGAgttatttaatgaatccCCTTCAGATGGTATTGCCTTTTTAACTCAGCATTCTATCATCAAGCAATCCGACAATCCTACTTGTATTGTTGAATTCTTCCATTCTACTAATCGTCTTAGCAAGCGAGTTTTAGGAGAGTTTCTGACCAAAGGTTCCAATTCTCATATTTTAAATGCTTTTATAAGTGCATTCGattttaaaggaaagaGAATTGATGAAGCGTTACGACTTTTACTTCAGTCGTTTCGTTTACCTGGAGAATCTCAATTGATAGAAAGAGTTTTAGAAACATTTTCTCATTATTACATGAGTGCGAATCCTGATTCCATGTCCTCAAAAGATGCCGCGTTTGTCCTTTCCTACTCAATAATTATGCTAAATACCGACCAGCATAACCCAAACATCAAATCTCAACGTCGAATGACTTTAGATGATTTTTGCCGTAACGTACGCGGTGTAAATGATGGGCAGGATTTTGatcgaaattttttgtctgaaatttacaaagcaataaaagaaaatgaaataattgttGCCGAAGAGCATGACACTGagctttcatttttatatatttggTCAAAGTTACAGCAGAGCGTGAAAATAACTGAGCCATTCAAGCGTTCGAGTTCTAACGTGCAtgataaaattgtttttcttgAAGTTTGGAAATCGATAATGGCCGCTTTAATATACGTGTTTTCTACTGCGACAGAAGATACTGTATTCTATAGGGTTGTCAATGGAATTCAGCAAGCTACGGAAGTGGCTGCAGCATATGAATTGAACGAACCGGTTGATTATGCTATTGAGCGCTTTTGTCAATTTACTGCGCTCGATCCTTCTTCTGTGCCAGGTACTCAATTAAATACTGCTATTAAAGTGGAAGACCGTATTATTACAGTTAGTGAATTAAGTGTACGTTTTGGAAGGGATTTTCGTGCTCAATTGGCTCTTCTGGTTCTCTTTTGGATAAGTAGTAAGTTTGGTAATATCATAGACGCAAGCTGGCCCTTGTTGGTTCAGCTCACCATTTGTCTAGCCCGAAATAACCTAATTGATAATTCGTTTTTACCTGGTTTCAAGCTGTTTGGGTATCAATGGTTTCCATTTCCTGAACCTCCGTTGAATTCTGGGAAACCCGCGTTAAGCAAAGAAGGAGGTTTATTGTCAGCATTATCTTCATATTTATCAAGTTATGCAAATGATGAACCTCCTTGTCCAAcagatgaagaaattcaaCATACTTTATGTACTATTGATTGCATCTCTTCTGCTAAAATTGACAATTTCTTAACTAAATTGGTCGATCTCAAGCAACCCGGATTAAACAAACTTCTGGACTCTCTTCTTAGTCTATCAAATCCGTCGACTAGCCTTCTGACTGATGAAAACACAGTGGATGATAACAAAGTTTCGTCTGTAGAAGCACTCAGTAACATCCAGTCTGCAATAGTAGCTGATCTGCTGACATCGTTATTTTTGGGAACTAGAGAATCACTCAACAAATTGGAAAGAAGAACCCAAATTTTGTCATATCTTCTATTTCAAATTGAACAATCTGGGGATGAGAAAGTTATCAACCAACTCTCTCTATATATCTTCGAGATGTTCATGGATGACGACTTGAAGTTAAGCGAGAACTCAGAAGACTGGGGTTTATTCAGTAAGCTGTGCAATCTTTTGAAcgataaaaatattgttgtCAGAAATCAGAGCTTATCACTTTTTCATCAGTTGGTAAACAAGTACCCCTTTCTACTTGAAAGTTGGATAGGACTCCAGCTTGTCCAATCCGCTGTTAATACAAATACAGCAGATATTGATGATTTATATAGGCTGCTTAGCAAAATCCCTACTAATTTACTTGATCTTCCAATGTTTCAAGTATATTTAGGTTGCGTTGATACGCTAATTCAGACTATTGTGAAACAAATCGCGCAGATTTTgtcaaagcaaaaaaaggGAGCTTCAAAAGGGCTTCCGTTTGATAAGTCTATACTTGATAACCATAGTGCAGAATTGAACGAtgcatttaatttatttttaaaagcagcAGTTGAGTACAAGGTTGACTCCAATGAAAGTTCTGAACATTTTCAAGATACAAGATGGAAAATTATTTACGATCATGTTTGTAAGCTTTGCCTCTCGCGAAGTCGTTCTTTAAGAGCAGCATCTTTGTCATGTTTGCAGCGAATAGTCGTGGAACAGTTAGATCAGCCTCACGAAGTTAGTTATACTATGGCTCTCTTCCACCTGGTGCTTCTTCCAACTATGGAAAACATGATCACTGTTTTAACCGAGAAACCAGAGCATAAAATATTCGGTCTAGCGCAAGCCCAAAtgtttaatataatttgcaaaactGTGCTGATTGATATGAATGTGTTGTCAGCCCAAAAGGAGATGCTGCATACATTATGGCTAAAGTTAATGGACGTGGCCATAAAATTAAGTTCAATCCATGGTTCAGAGTCTATGGCTGAGGTAATGGAATCTATCAAGAAtgtttttatgattttacACGGTGCTGGAGCACTCGCAGGACCCACTATTGAGGTCGATCCAGAAATTCCTGATCATCTGATAAAAACTTGGAATACTACATGGAATAACCTTTTCATATACTATCCAGAATTATCAAATGACTTAAATATCAACAACGAAGCCgaaatgaagaaagaaaaccTAAAAAATCCCTCACAAACGACTACTGTTTAG
- the mcm6 gene encoding MCM complex subunit Mcm6: MSSLASQGNNASTPAYRYGFQTSEVGDRPTVSMPSQPESSAMLEDDGMVKRKPFAAIGEAIPKVIDTTGESVREAFEEFLLSFSDDRVAGGDALPSASQEKYYVQQIHGLAMYEIHTVYVDYKHLTSYNDVLALAIVEQYYRFSPFLLRALQKLIEKFEPEYYRSSLSRENASLSPNFKASDKTFALAFYNLPFRSTIRDLRTDRIGRLTTITGTVTRTSEVRPELAQGTFICEECHTVVSNVEQAFRYTEPTQCPNELCANKRSWRLNISQSSFQDWQKVRIQENSNEIPTGSMPRTLDVILRGDIVERAKAGDKCAFTGILIAVPDVSQLGIPGVKPEAYRDSRNFGGRDADGVTGLKSLGVRDLTYKLSFLACMVQPDDANDKSGADVRGDGSQGIEEQDEFLQSLSQEEIDDLRAMVHSDHIYSRLTNSLAPSVYGHEIIKKGILLQLMGGVHKLTPEGINLRGDLNICIVGDPSTSKSQFLKYVCNFLPRAIYTSGKASSAAGLTAAVVKDEETGDFTIEAGALMLADNGICAIDEFDKMDLSDQVAIHEAMEQQTISIAKAGIQATLNARTSILAAANPIGGRYNRKTTLRNNINMSAPIMSRFDLFFVVLDECNESVDRHLAKHIVDIHRLRDDAMQPEFSTEQLQRYIRYARTFKPKLNTESCAEIVKKYKQLRMDDAQGAGKNSYRITVRQLESMIRLSEAIARANCVDDITPAFVNEAYSLLRQSIIHVERDDIEVEEDDAEAQELENDNTNTTNGNDNVSSEEALQKPKVKITYDKYVSIMNGILQVLRQRSTEGVDGVPAGDLVQSYLELREDQFHTEEDIIYEVGLVRKVLTRLVHESIIMEIQNLTDSAVRLPFEERVFSIHPNCDIDALLSNGDVPN; the protein is encoded by the coding sequence ATGTCTTCTCTTGCATCTCAGGGTAATAATGCTTCAACTCCTGCATATCGTTATGGGTTTCAAACTTCAGAAGTTGGGGACAGGCCAACTGTAAGTATGCCTTCACAACCTGAGTCGAGTGCTATGCTCGAGGATGATGGAATGGTGAAAAGGAAACCTTTTGCTGCTATAGGAGAAGCCATACCAAAGGTAATTGATACAACCGGAGAATCAGTACGTGAAGCCTTTGAAGAGTTTTTATTGTCATTTTCTGATGACCGCGTTGCTGGAGGTGATGCTCTCCCTTCTGCATCACAAGAGAAATATTATGTTCAACAGATTCATGGATTGGCAATGTATGAGATTCATACCGTTTACGTTGATTATAAGCATTTAACCTCGTACAATGATGTGTTAGCTCTTGCGATAGTTGAGCAATATTATCGATTTTCTCCTTTCTTACTTCGAGCTTTACAAAAGTTgattgaaaagtttgaacCAGAATATTATAGAAGTTCTCTTTCTCGTGAAAATGCTTCACTTTCACCGAACTTTAAAGCCAGTGACAAAACATTTGCTCTTGCATTTTACAATTTACCCTTTCGATCCACAATTCGGGACTTACGAACAGATCGTATCGGTAGACTCACGACTATTACAGGTACAGTTACTCGTACTTCTGAAGTACGCCCTGAATTAGCACAAGGTACTTTTATCTGTGAGGAATGCCACACTGTAGTTTCAAATGTTGAGCAAGCATTTCGCTATACTGAACCAACTCAATGCCCTAATGAACTTTGTGCtaataaaagaagttgGCGGCTCAATATTTCACAGTCTTCTTTTCAGGACTGGCAAAAGGTGCGCATTCAAGAAAATAGCAACGAGATTCCTACGGGTTCTATGCCACGAACTTTGGACGTAATTTTGCGCGGAGATATTGTTGAAAGGGCTAAGGCTGGTGACAAATGCGCATTTACGGGAATTCTTATTGCCGTTCCAGATGTCTCACAGCTAGGAATTCCTGGTGTAAAGCCAGAAGCTTATCGAGATTCTCGCAATTTTGGTGGTAGAGATGCAGATGGTGTGACAGGACTGAAGTCTTTAGGTGTACGTGATCTTACATATAAACTATCTTTTTTAGCTTGCATGGTTCAACCAGATGATGCAAATGATAAAAGCGGTGCGGATGTCAGAGGGGATGGTTCTCAAGGGATCGAAGAGCAAGATGAATTTTTGCAATCGCTTTCtcaagaagaaattgatgatttaCGTGCGATGGTGCATTCAGATCATATTTATTCTCGTTTGACAAACTCACTGGCTCCCTCTGTTTATGGTCATGAAATAATTAAGAAGGGGATTCTTTTACAGTTAATGGGTGGTGTTCACAAGTTAACTCCTGAAGGTATAAATCTTCGTGGCGACCTGAACATTTGTATTGTCGGCGACCCCAGTACTTCGAAATCACAATTTCTTAAATACGTTTGCAATTTTCTTCCTCGTGCAATCTACACTTCTGGAAAGGCATCATCTGCGGCCGGTCTCACAGCTGCAGTTGTTAAGGACGAAGAAACTGGGGATTTTACTATAGAAGCAGGCGCTTTAATGTTGGCTGACAATGGAATATGTGCTATAGATGAATTCGATAAAATGGATCTGTCAGACCAAGTTGCTATTCATGAAGCAATGGAACAACAAACGATATCTATAGCAAAAGCTGGAATTCAAGCTACATTAAACGCACGGACATCTATCCTTGCTGCTGCAAATCCAATAGGTGGCCGCTATAACCGAAAAACAACTTTGCGGAATAACATCAATATGTCTGCTCCTATCATGTCACGGTTTGATTTATTCTTCGTTGTACTAGATGAGTGCAATGAATCAGTTGATAGACATTTAGCTAAGCATATTGTTGACATTCATCGTTTACGGGATGATGCCATGCAACCTGAATTTAGTACTGAGCAACTTCAACGATATATCAGATATGCAAGGACTTTCAAACCAAAGTTAAATACAGAATCTTGTGCcgaaattgttaaaaagtaCAAGCAATTGCGGATGGATGACGCGCAAGGTGCTGGTAAAAATTCATATCGTATTACCGTGCGACAACTGGAGTCAATGATTCGTCTATCAGAAGCCATTGCAAGAGCAAACTGTGTAGATGATATTACTCCTGCATTTGTCAACGAAGCATACTCTTTATTACGTCAATCAATTATCCATGTGGAAAGAGATGATATTGAggttgaagaagatgatgcAGAGGCCCAAGAACTTGAGAATGATAATACTAATACAACAAATGGCAATGATAATGTTTCTTCGGAAGAAGCTTTGCAGAAaccaaaagtaaaaattacTTACGACAAATATGTTTCGATTATGAACGGAATATTACAGGTTTTACGCCAGCGCTCTACTGAAGGTGTAGATGGAGTACCAGCGGGAGACCTAGTTCAGTCATATCTCGAGCTTAGGGAAGACCAATTCCATACCGAGGAAGACATCATCTATGAGGTTGGTCTTGTGCGTAAGGTATTAACCAGGCTTGTTCACGAATCGATCATCAtggaaattcaaaatttaactgACAGCGCCGTGAGGCTTCCTTTTGAAGAACGCGTATTTTCAATACACCCTAACTGTGACATTGATGCTCTACTGAGCAATGGCGATGTTCCGAACTAA
- the cwf3 gene encoding protein Cwf3: MGDVIPLKVNFDLINVDDEPFELELLRDPYSLKSWLRYIKTHEGSTLEKRVLLFERACSELPGSYKIWKSYLELRVAHVEHLNPYFHAEAFASVNDCFERSLILLHKMPVIWKLYLQFLMKQPNVTKIRCTFNSALRALPVTQHDDIWDMFTKYAEDIGGLFCIHVYRRYIQVEPRAIENYIEILCKLGLWNEAARQYEDILNRPVFLSAKRKSNYQIWLEFSELVVQHPDHTQNIDVEKVFRAGIKRFSDQAGKLWTYLAQYYIRIGDYEKARSTFYEGMNNIMTVRNFTIIFDAFVEFEEQWLSARVEASSGNANDELSIDFHMAWLEKILDKRPLYINDVLLRQNINNVDEWLRRVKFLEDDSEKVVQVYTDAIKNVNPKLAHGSLGKLFSEFARFYENFDDLEQSRIIFEKATHVPYKTVNELAQVWIDWAEMELRHQNFDAARKLIGDAVHAPRKSHISFFDESLSPQVRLHKSSKIWMYYLDLEESVGTIETTRKLYDRVFELKIATPQVVVNYANLLEENAYFEDSFKIYERGVALFSYPVAFELWNLYLTKFVKRYQGTHMERTRDLFEQALEGCPPEFSKSIYLLYADFEEKFGKAKRSISILEKAADKVKTADRLAIYNVLLVKVALNYGVLATRTVYEKAIESLSDSEVKDMCLRFAEMETKLGEIDRARLIYIHGSQYCDPRVETDYWKAWQEFEIRYGNPEETVKEMLRIKRSVQTKFSTDSLHIAKRAAKIESAAAPMDPMEQLEMEKSEGPKALAGFVLSKSNPQETSKITGEEN; encoded by the exons ATGGGAGATGTTATTCCACTGAAAGTTAATTTTGATCTAATTAATGTTGATGACGAGCCGTTTGAGCTTGAATTGCTACGTGATCCATATTCTCTGAAAAGTTGGTTACGATATATAAAGACCCATGAAGGATCTACTTTGGAAAAGCGTGtgcttttatttgaaagagCTTGTTCAGAACTCCCGGGAAGCTATAAAATATGGAAAAGCTATTTGGAACTACGTGTAGCGCATGTTGAACATTTGAACCCATATTTTCATGCCGAAGCTTTTGCTTCTGTAAACGATTGTTTTGAGCGctctttgattttattgCATAAAATGCCTGTTATTTGGAAActatatttacaatttttgatgaaacaaCCAAATGTCACTAAGATTCGTTGTACATTTAACTCTGCACTTCGCGCCTTACCGGTAACTCAGCACGATGATATTTGGGACATGTTTACGAAATATGCTGAAGATATTGGAGGATTATTTTGCATCCATGTCTACCGCAGATATATACAAGTAGAACCAAGAGCAATTGAAAACTACATTGAGATACTTTGTAAATTAGGGCTGTGGAATGAAGCTGCTCGACAATATGAGGATATTTTAAATCGGCCCGTGTTTTTATCAGCAAAAAGGAAGAGCAATTATCAGATATGGCTCGAGTTTTCCGAGTTAGTTGTTCAGCATCCTGACCATACGCAAAACATAGACGTAGAAAAGGTTTTTAGAGCTGGCATTAAAAGGTTTTCTGATCAAGCAGGGAAACTATGGACTTATTTGGCACAATATTATATACGCATTGGTGACTACGAGAAG GCAAGAAGCACATTCTATGAAGGGATGAATAACATAATGACTGTAAgaaattttacaattatATTCGATGCTTTTGTTGAATTCGAAGAGCAATGGCTATCTGCACGAGTTGAAGCAAGCAGCGGAAATGCAAATGACGAATTAAGTATCGATTTTCATATGGCCTGGCTCGAGAAAATACTTGACAAACGTCCGCTTTATATCAATGATGTATTATTAAGgcaaaatataaataacgTTGACGAATGGCTTCGCCGAGTCAAGTTTTTAGAAGACGACAGCGAAAAAGTTGTTCAAGTTTACACAGACgctataaaaaatgtaaatcCAAAGCTGGCGCATGGCTCCCTCGGCAAATTGTTTTCAGAGTTTGCTcgtttttatgaaaattttgatgatttaGAACAATCAAGgataatttttgaaaaggctACTCATGTACCATATAAAACAGTCAATGAGTTAGCACAAGTTTGGATTGACTGGGCCGAGATGGAACTTCGacatcaaaattttgacgCTGCGAGAAAATTAATAGGAGATGCCGTTCATGCTCCTAGAAAAAGTCATATCAGCTTTTTTGATGAATCACTCAGTCCACAAGTACGGCTACACAAGTCATCTAAGATATGGATGTATTATCTTGATCTTGAGGAAAGCGTTGGTACGATTGAAACTACACGCAAATTGTACGACCGCGTCTTTGAACTAAAAATTGCTACTCCCCAGGTGGTTGTCAATTATGCAAATCTCTTAGAGGAGAATGCTTATTTTGAAgattcatttaaaatttatgagAGAGGTGTTGCGTTATTTAGTTATCCCGTGGCTTTTGAACTTTggaatttatatttaacaaaatttgttaaaCGATATCAAGGAACGCATATGGAAAGGACCAGGGATTTATTTGAACAAGCATTAGAAGGATGTCCGCCCGAATTTTCGAAAAGTATTTATCTTCTGTATGCCGATTTCGAAGAAAAGTTTggcaaagcaaaaagatccatttctattttagaaaaagcGGCCGACAAGGTTAAAACAGCAGACCGTCTTGCTATTTACAATGTGTTACTCGTTAAAGTGGCATTAAATTATGGTGTACTGGCGACAAGGACAGTTTATGAGAAGGCTATTGAATCCCTGAGTGACTCAGAAGTCAAAGATATGTGCTTAAGGTTTGCTGAAATGGAGACGAAACTTGGTGAAATCGATCGTGCTcgtttaatatatattcaTGGAAGTCAATACTGTGATCCAAGAGTTGAAACGGATTATTGGAAAGCATGGcaagaatttgaaataaGGTACGGAAATCCAGAAGAAACAGTTAAAGAAATGCTTCGTATTAAACGGTCTGTACAAACTAAGTTTAGCACTGATTCCCTTCATATAGCGAAGAGAGCAGCTAAAATTGAAAGTGCAGCAGCACCAATGGATCCAATGGAACAGCttgaaatggaaaaatcTGAAGGACCTAAGGCACTTGCGGGTTTTGTTCTTTCGAAAAGCAATCCCCaagaaacttcaaaaattacTGGTGAGGAAAACTAA
- the sap10 gene encoding splicing factor 3B yields the protein MADRLRSQAKLEQLQARYVGVGNAFTTKYEWMVNQHRDTLSSVVGHPPLLAYMATALGEPRVQVRKNLLEKMIMPCGPPPPSNQF from the exons Atg GCAGACAGGTTGCGCTCTCAAGCAAAACTAGAACAGTTACAAGCGCGTTATGTTGGTGTCGGTAATGCGTTTACCACCAAATA TGAATGGATGGTAAATCAGCACCGGGATACTTTGTCTTCTGTAGTGGGGCATCCACCGTTGCTCGCATATATGGCAACGGCGCTCGGCGAACCGAGAGTCCAAGTTCGCAAAAACctattagaaaaaatgatcATGCCATGTGGACCACCTCCCCCTTctaatcaattttaa
- the rsm10 gene encoding mitochondrial 37S ribosomal protein uS10m produces the protein MKRYMFGTLPRVQPKRCFQTAIGKESPKGNSEKDQLFENPFFQQLPSNVAAVYLNPVKFNPSENDVLCASLKIKSFETPKLDTFTDFICRTAYYMKIPIKGPRPLPNKVESWTLLRSPFIHKSSQENFERITHSRLIQLYSVNPVTLETFFSYLRKCNMWDLKLQAKAYEYESIDDALKNFESQSKSTDNFKELLNGPSKKDIITQNAEKLLRNDPIYKDLLKNSSRK, from the exons ATGAAACGGTATATGTTTGGTACATTACCTCGCGTGCAACCGAAACGTTGTTTCCAGACAGCTATTGGCAAAGAATCACC CAAAGGGAACAGCGAAAAGGATCAACTTTTTGAGaatccattttttcaacagctTCCTTCCAACGTTGCAGCTGTATATTTGAACCCTGTTAAATTCAATCCTTCTGAAAACGACGTACTTTGTGCTTctctaaaaattaaaagcttTGAAACTCCAAAACTTGATACGTTTACCGACTTCATTTGTCGAACAGCGTATTACATGAAAATTCCAATCAAGGGTCCACGTCCATTACCCAACAAAGTAGAAAGCTGGACTTTACTCCGATCACCTTTTATTCACAAATCTTCTCAGGAGAATTTTGAACGTATTACGCACTCTCGACTTATACAACTGTACAGTGTCAATCCAGTTACTTTAGAAACGTTTTTTAGTTATTTACGAAAATGCAACATGTGGGATTTAAAATTGCAAGCAAAAGCTTATGAATACGAATCCATCGATGATGCCCTTAAAAACTTCGAGTCACAGTCTAAGTCTACTgataatttcaaagaattGTTAAACGGTCCTTCGAAAAAAGATATAATCACACAAAATGCCGAAAAATTGCTCAGAAACGACCCCATTTACAAagatttgttaaaaaattcatctcgaaaataa